From the Variovorax terrae genome, the window TGAGCGCGCAGTATGTGATCGCGAATGTCTTGGAACTTCCCGGTCAAGTCGAGACCATGCTGTTCGGCGCCATACTTATCATCATGCTGCTGAAGTGGCCCAATGGCTTGTTGTCGTGGGCGCGCATCGGTGAACGCCCCCCCCTGGAGGCTGACCCCGGTCATGCGGCCAGCGCGAGCCATCAGAAGCGGCCGGCGGCTTCTTTGGAGGCCGACAACGTCACCAAGAAATTTGGCGGTCTCACTGCCCTCTCCGAGGTGAGCGCTGCCATCCCGAGCGGTGCCATCACGGGCTTGATCGGCCCCAACGGCGCGGGGAAGTCGACACTTTTCAATGTGCTGACCCATGTCTTCCCGGCCACCAGCGGATCCGTCACCCTCAATGGCAAGCCATTGCCGCTGACCAGCCAGGAGGTAGTTCGCCAAGGTATCGCGCGTACCTTCCAGCACGTGCAGCTAGTGCAGGAACTGGACGTGCTGCAAAACGTGCTGATCGGTGGGTATATCAACGGCAAGTCGGGACTGTTCTCTGCGGCTTTCGGACTCGACAAAGCGGAGGAAGCAACGTTGACGCGTGAAGCGCTGATCGCACTGAAACGGGTTGGCCTGCTTGATGTTGCACACACCAAGGTGTCGGAGCTTCCGTTGGGGAGTCAGCGTCTAGTTGAGGTGGCTCGCGCGCTTATGGCTCGGCCTTCATTGCTACTGCTCGACGAGCCGGCGGCAGGCCTACGTGCTCCGGAGAAAGAACGCTTGAGCCGACTGCTGCAGTCGCTGCGCGACGAAGATGGCATGACAGTGCTCATCGTTGAGCACGATATGGAGTTGGTCATGGGCTGCGCGGACTATCTCTTTGTCCTGAACTTCGGCACGTTGCTGGCGCAGGGCAGTCCCACGGAAGTTCAGTGCAATCCCGACGTGATCAACGCCTATCTGGGGACTGAGGTATGACGATGCTGAAAGTGGATGCTCTGTCTGTTTCATATGGACAGGTATGTGCGGTCAATGGAATTTCTTTCAGCGTGAAAGAAGGCGATCTGGTCTCGCTCATCGGTGCGAACGGTGCAGGCAAGACGACGCTGCTCAAAGCGGTGATGGGCGCGTTGGTGGCTGACTCTGGGGACGTGTCCTTGGCGGGTGTTGCGCTGGGCCGTGCACCCGTGGAGGAGCGGGTGCGTCGCGGCATGTACCTGGTGCCGGAAAAGCGCTCTCTTTTCAACTCGATGACTGTTCAGGACAACCTGGAGCTGGGGACTTATGCCAATCGCAAGGGGCTCCACTTCGCCGAAGAACTCAAGCGCATCTACAAGCTCTTCCCCATTCTGGACGAGCGTAAGGCGCAGCTGGCCGGAACATTGTCGGGCGGCCAGCAGCAGATGGTGGCGATTGGTCGTGCACTGATCGCACGGCCCAAGGTTCTGCTGCTCGACGAGCCGTCAATCGGCCTCGCGCCCCTGGTGGTGCAGCAGATCATGGATGTCATCGTGGAGCACAAGCGCCAGGAGGGCTTGACGGTCGTGTTGGTCGAGCAGAACGCGCGGCTGGCACTTCGCGCAGCCGATCGTGCTTACCTGATCGAGATCGGCAAGGTCATCAAGGAGGGCACCGGCAACGAG encodes:
- a CDS encoding ABC transporter permease subunit, encoding MNTDNAATRLAAPSRMNRERVILVAISALAVLLLSTASTYYVGLVAVVGVNAIVVIGLAFLMATGQMSLGHAAFVGLGAYSSALLTIRLGIPVVLAIPMATLLCASVGYVLAKLTLQLKGHYLPLATLAYGMAISVCFVGAIDLTGGASGLTGVKPLSIFGFAFDTRTTAVLIWIVVALLVIGYTRVYRGRVGRAARALKSNRVMVSAFGVDVPATRTRIFVLSAALAGLAGTLYACYMQFLSPSTFSLNASINVLIMAVLGGVAGPLGAILGAAFFTVIELSAQYVIANVLELPGQVETMLFGAILIIMLLKWPNGLLSWARIGERPPLEADPGHAASASHQKRPAASLEADNVTKKFGGLTALSEVSAAIPSGAITGLIGPNGAGKSTLFNVLTHVFPATSGSVTLNGKPLPLTSQEVVRQGIARTFQHVQLVQELDVLQNVLIGGYINGKSGLFSAAFGLDKAEEATLTREALIALKRVGLLDVAHTKVSELPLGSQRLVEVARALMARPSLLLLDEPAAGLRAPEKERLSRLLQSLRDEDGMTVLIVEHDMELVMGCADYLFVLNFGTLLAQGSPTEVQCNPDVINAYLGTEV
- a CDS encoding ABC transporter ATP-binding protein, whose protein sequence is MTMLKVDALSVSYGQVCAVNGISFSVKEGDLVSLIGANGAGKTTLLKAVMGALVADSGDVSLAGVALGRAPVEERVRRGMYLVPEKRSLFNSMTVQDNLELGTYANRKGLHFAEELKRIYKLFPILDERKAQLAGTLSGGQQQMVAIGRALIARPKVLLLDEPSIGLAPLVVQQIMDVIVEHKRQEGLTVVLVEQNARLALRAADRAYLIEIGKVIKEGTGNELANDQQLSEIYLGSGSRKKEAANA